In Triplophysa dalaica isolate WHDGS20190420 chromosome 19, ASM1584641v1, whole genome shotgun sequence, the sequence GCCCCCTGCTGTTTGAGATTTGTCACATTTGCCTCCTACTCGGATTGCTTTTtttcacataataaaaatagataATAGTCCACCCCAAAAAaatcctcatttactcaccctcaagtcgttacaaacctttataaatgtcataattgactactatagtagaaaaaaaaacattttatcagtttgtttgttctgttaaacacaagattcgatattttgaagaattaagtaaggcgaacagttctggggcactttttaaCTACTTTGGTGGTCAATTATGTCTCAGAAATGTCAGTCGCTTacaatttttcaaatatctttctttgttttacataattttctttttgtgtggaatatccctttaaaactcCCCGTTTTGGCAAGCTCTTCAAACCCAACCATGTGTCTTAACTTCCTTTTTGATATTCAAACAGAGATACCTAGAAAATGCATGACCTAACACTGTATAATCACTGTTTACATGGAGCAAACTAAACTTCAAACTTTACTCAAGGCCTTAATGGGTAACGCATAAACAAAATTTCATCCACCTTAAAATGATAAATCAAATGATAGTCAAATTTTTAAATGGAGGAATCATgtaaaatataacttaaaataacAAAGTAATGGTTTATTATATTGTCAATGAggttaataatattatgaatattGTTTCTTTGTCCATAAACACACTTACGTTTGCCAACAACCCGGTTTAAAATCATCTGTAGTTTAGACACGTTAATCTCCATTTCCTGTTGACCAGAGTGAGAGAATGTCAAAGTTTGTTCAGCATTACATTAACGCATTAGCTCCCACTTTTAGTTTTCTTACCGCCCCTGCCAGTTTCACAAAAAGTGCCTTGAAGCCCTCATCAATGTCACTCTCCTGAATTTCAGGCTGCCGACAACAACAATATCCAAAATCATAACATTGAAGAATATGTACTGTcgcattatactgtatatagcgTTTATAAAACCCTTCACAGGAAAACACTCACTTCCTCTGGTACATCTGCTGAGACTTCATCATCTAGTTCGCTATAGTGAAAGAACAAAACGTTTTTCTTAGTTTCTACTTgcaattttaattttcttttttgcaaatTTGTAACACTTAACAAAACCCTTTATTATTGCATTAGTAGAAATAATAAAGCTTATGCACTATTGATTATGATCATCTTACATTGGGAATTAATAAATGTGCTCAAATTGTTCCTGATGATAAAATCTGTTGTTCACTCTGTATGActtacaaaatgcaaaaaaggatctctgtttttataaacccattgtaaataaaaatacataaatcataaaatttcTCTAAGCTTGTAAATACACATTAAAGACTTGATCTACATGACATGAACTACTATCAAGTGCTGACTCACTGGGAATCGGAAGCCTTTTCCGAGAAGACCCTCAGCACAAAGTCTCCCTCTTTCTTTGGCTCGAAGGTGGAGGGGACGATGATATATTCCCCTGCAGGCAGGCAGAAACGTGAGCTCACCTCTCGCAGGTTGATAAAGAGCTCGGATCGTGCGCTGGACGTGTGGGTGAGGAAAAAATCCCGCTTCAGGTGCACGCCCAACCGCCCCAGATGCTGACAGATAATAAAATCTGCATTACTACAAACACTGTGATGTCAGCAAACTGAGCATGATCCCGCATTGTTACACTCTCAACCACGGATCAGCCTGAAGGTCAGTTTTACACACTAACCTGACTGATAACAAAAGGTTTAAAACATACTGATGAGTTTGACTTATCTGGAACGAATCTCATACCTCTTCAGGAACCTGTAAGATtcagaaatgatgtcattgttaagctaacaattcatttttttaaacgctgAAAGAGTGAATTCTACAAATCCAGTATATTAATTGAATGCTAATGAATGGATTTCTGTTTGATTCTCTTTCATTTTGCATGGAGTGATTTTCCTACCCCATAAATGGCAAATCCAATCGTCTCCATGTCTTTGCCCTCACGCCGTAACTTCCTTCGGTTTTTCTGCatcagtgccaccaggaaagTGCAGCCATCTTGGTCGCTATCTGGTTCCTTGAGGAGAACTTTAAACTGGGGATTGATCCAAAATGTTGCTGTGTAGAAAGAGACAGACCTCATATATGAGACCCCTGTCTCTCATGTGTTCTGAGGGTTTTTGATGGAAGAGAACATGCCTGGATAGTTCCTGCAACCACCAGCAGTGCTTCCTCTTCTCCATTCACCAGAGTACAGGGCTGTGTTCCACTTCTTGACCTCGCTGCTCACTAGCGCGTCTGGCGTTAGGTTACAGATCTCCAGCCTGCTGAACTCATGTATGAAGTCGCTGAATGACATCCTGTGTACGATTGTTAAAAACGGTCAAAGACATGAATCTTTGAAAGGAACGACTCATTCAAAATTCTATTTAATAGTACAAAATGAACgttttgtcatcatttccttaccgaaatataattttaaacttttatgactttctttcttcggcagaaaacaacaagaggatattttgaagaatgttggtaactcaACAACACTgagcctccattgacttccattgtatggacacaaaaccactgagatacatatttttaatattttcgtATGTGTTTCACAGAGGAAAGAGTCAAATAAAGGTCTTGAATGACACTAATATGCAACTAATGAtcggaacattttttattcaaaaagatTATTGTAAGACAAATGTACCAGAATTCTCCATCCTCACTGCTATGGTGCAGGCGGGACCTTACTGATGCATCGATATCAAGCCACTCCCTCGAGCTGAACGAAGCAAAAAGGGTTACGAAATCAAATATAACAAAGCTTTTGgacattatttttaattgtaaaatctATTCCATCATACTCATCACTCCAGGCTCCGGTCCACTCCACCTCTCCCCAAGGGTTTCTGATGCGTAACAGTTTTGTCTGGTTTCCTCTGTATTGCACCTGGTCAACAAATTTGCATCAGTGATGATGAACCTCTTTGTTATTGGTTGTTTCTTTATCCATCAAAATACACTTACCTCATCAACTCCAGTGAGGGAGTAGGCGTGGCCTTTCACTAGTTTTTTAAAGGTGACTGCCTCCATATCTAAGAAACTTGTAATCTGAAAGTGAATATAGAATAAATTGAGAGAATAAACTTAAATTTGTAATATACCATACTATTCACAtctcatttaaattaataacaatGTCTACAAGGCATTTCTTAGGGGCAAAGTTTAGGATTTAggtggatctattgacagaaatgcaatataacatgcATCACTTTTacttcagaggtgtatagagACCTTATGTAAAGAAACGTTTTTATGAAATGATAGAAGCagaaacgtgacaacatctttgtcctgtgtcagccaccgtagtgcttcgaaagggaggggtgagtggtggagtgagccgttgaaTTCGCAAGCTCACCGCTAGATGGCGGTAAAATTCACACATTGGAGTTTTAGTGAATATACGGAACAAGTTAGCTAGCTAGCATGGACTAGCTTGTTCTGTACTATAAACTATTCTCatgacaaattatttttgttcaatgATGATAAATAATTGTTCCTAATTGAACATATTTGAGATTttataaaattactgtttttgaGCACTAACATCTATAGAGCAGCCCATAAGGGAGCCTCTCTCCACGGCTCTTTTAATGATGCTGAAGAGGTTAGGTGGAGCTTTTTTCAGCTCATACATCTCCGTCACTCCACCGGTGAAGTCCTCAAAGCCCTCAGATGTGCAGCCTCCCGAGAGAGCCTCATAGCAGCCATTTAATCTATCATATAAATCCACAGTAACAATTCATTTGTCATACATCCAAACAAGATCCTGCTTCTTAAATAAATTTGACTGGAGCCATAGTTCAGCATCAGTTTCACTCTTACTTTGCATATGCCTTCTCCACCAGGGCGCTCCAGAACTCGGCCCCCTCGGCAGAGTGGACAAACAGGAGCTTTCCATCTCTGACAGGCAGCCGGTCGTCGATCACCACGTCCACCCAGTCCCCGAACTGCCAGAACTAAAAGGTTCAATTGGTAGAACAAGAGAGAACAGTTCTTGAATTCAATTCTGCAATTGCATTATGATTCCATTAAAGTGATTACAAAACGACAACCCTGCGCAGGAGTTTTCACATCTTAAGTCTAGAAATAATTAGTTTCTATGGAAACATTTATAATGGTTGTTGAAAGTCAAACATATGAAAGGCTGAAACGTGACATAGATAATAATATGCAGTATGAATTTTATACGCAATGTGTATGATAAAGAAGGATCTactgacataaatgcaatataatatacattattttgtcttcagaggtgtgtaaagaccttacgtaatgaaccgttatgtttttatttccttagaatgagctatttctatccacaTACACCGTGGATCCCCTTACATAGAATgtaccatgttgtttctacagtagccctaaatggacaaactgctctacagagcacgttttgtaaatacgcTACCTCCTTcaacaaagaagcaaaaatgtgctGACATTTTAGTTCTGAGTCAGCCACTgaagtgcttcgaaaggaaggaGGAGAAgtggagtgagcctttggttgcaattcgtaaccttatcactagatgccactaaaattcACAAACAGGACCTTTAAGCCTTTAAATCAGACAGGAGTTTGATTTTACTACACAAGTGTGTCAGAAAAATAGAAAACTGATCTAGAGTGTCCTGGGAAACTGCATTCTAGCATTTCAGAAAGCACTAGTTAATTAGAATATCCCATAAAACAATTTATGAATCATTCTCCCCAtgtacacaacagaacactgtGCTTCTGGCTTTACTCCAAATCCCTCTGCAGCCCTAATGCTCTGAGCATTATATGCATTCTCTAAATGACTGAGCCTAAATGGCTTCTGGCTAGTGAACACAAGGGGAATTTGGCAGAGGAGAGTCAGATCTGATCATTCCATTAGCTGGGTGAGGTTTGAATACTGTATATAGTCACTGCACCAGATGGGGTGGTCTGATGTTTGGGCAGAGTGGCTTAATGTAGAACTGCTGAGCTATGGAAGAGGAACAGATCAGTTTACACACTACATCGGAAGAAAGCCCAACTGTCCACAAAGCCAGGGGATCAGGGAATGTGGCAGaagattaaaggagtagttcacctacAAATGAAAAGTctaccatttttttattaaattcatgTAGTTTTTaagctttataataataaacttttgGTCAATGTATCATCAGTATATTTTAAGCTTATGACTTATTGTTTAGATTTTAATTGCTAAGGTCCCCACCAGGATATAAAAACGATATTGTTTGaatgtcgtttcttaccttaaaagcGAAAGTAAACGCCTTTTCCTCgaggaaggtctgcattcggtaaaaattagctcataaaatatttcaaattcacatttcatgtccatttcttttctcatgtggcaagtagccgtgttaTAAGCCTCTGCTTCGCGTCGGGTCCTGAGCACACTGTCGGGTCTtatttctctcactcacttaaAAGATGtaagttttgattttaaaaatgtattagtaaatgtgaaaataaacagaacCTAAGAGCAATAAATGGGGTAGaagtattatttattgttagttcatgttagctaatgcatgaacaaatataattacaaatataaactttatGGTAAGATGTTACGCTGTTTTAAAGTTATCTTAAAAGTTACTACGCGTACATGTATGGGAAACTAAAATTATATGAACATATTAACATACAGTATTAGTCAAAGATATTGGTACAAACATAAAGGGGAGAAAAGGCTACAGCTTTGAGCAAAAACACAGTATATGACTTATACCCTGTTGAaaaacccagcatatgctggttagaTATAGATTTTGAGCCATGGTTTgcgctggtttaaactggtcctgAGCCGGTTTAGGACCAActtaaaccagcaaatgacCAACTTAacccagcacaaaccagcttccatgcttcaaaacctacctaaccCGCATATGCTGGTTTTTTTAACAGGATCAGTACCTGGAAATGGAAGATTCCAACATATTGCTGATGAAAACTCTGGCCATGAGGCACCACCCGATGCAGCAGACGTTCATTGAGGGTAAGACACGCAATAGCTGCCAGCAGCCAACAATCACCTACAATAATCaatgattatattttaaacataaagaTTAGTGAAGCAGACAGAGAGCACGTAAGAGTAATGCAGCTAACATGCTTCATTACTTTTTACTTGAATAACGGGATCAATGTCGTGTATCTTATGTTCTTTTTGTCCTGTTTTTAGGCATGCTTGTACCTAGAGATCCTTGGCAGATGTCTGTGCGCGTAGCTCCATCTACGATAAAGTGCGGGTCAGTGCAGAACTCCTGGGGTACACAGAGAAGACCAATGGGTCGGACGGGGCATAGAAATGACTGGAACATCTCTGCTCAATCACAGAAAATCAAATGTCATACTATTTTGGAGCTAACAAGTactaaaaatataacattttatgaaaCTGCCATAAGCATGTGAGCACACTTTGTTTATGTTAATTTCTGTAAAGTTCatatgtattatgttttttatttctaagcACTCACAGTGGGCCTCATCCAGCGGACACCTTTGGTTTTGGAAGAGCCTGGGGCGAGCTCTTTAAATCCAAGGGAGGACTGCTGAGCTGGAAAGGTTTCATCCTCATACAGATGTCCACTCTGAAGACACTGGGCCCGCAAGGATTCAAAATCCTGGCCTAAGAACTTCAGGGCTCTGTGATTCTGACCGTGCCCATCATTCCTGTCCCATTCGCTCCTCAGGCGGGCAGCGACTCCAGTGGCACAAATCGGTTCCATCCTGAGCCCGCAAACCTCAATGTTTAGAGACAGAGAACTGTTACAGACAAAATATGCATCACTGCTgcttcaaacattattttttacattaacattattgGAAGTCTAAACCACaatcattgttcattttaatgattTCTCCTATCAGAACTATcccagaaaaaaatctttattctatgtaatgtgttttataaacctgatttaaatgaattatagaTAAGAGAtctgataaaaaatattcttcCACCCATTATGTTAATAGTTAGAGGttaaatataacacacacagacacacacacagttgctGTTCTTGCCAAATAGCCAGTTGCATAAACGCTGTCAATACATTTTGCAGCATTAAGATGCAAAGTTTCATATACAGACAGCTTTCAGTGTCAAAACGATTGAAACAATACCTTAATATACAGTTGCACACTCCCTGCGGTCAGGTCCAGTTAAAATAACTATATCATATTAAGATTCGTCCCAGCATGTAAACCCCGCTGTAAGTGAATTGCTGGGGAAATGAATATTTTCTCGGAAGCACTAAATTATTTTCCACTAGGTGGCGCATGTATGCCCACAAAAGCCAAGTCCCACAAGAGCTGCTTTTGTGTTGCTTTGGTAACTTGTATATTTGtactttaaataatataacGTTTTATGTCTATTCAGGATTAAGTAATTGATATACATCATTCATAAAATCCCCAtcatacataaaaacataagaaCATGCTTAATTGGTTAACCGCAAATGACTGTGATTTGTCCATTTTACAAGCGCGGAGAAAAGTAGCAAAGTCCACGTGACAGCGTAGTTTCGTTTCTGTGCAACAGCCCAATACGACTGATTAATTGCCTAAATTAAATTACGTTATTATAgtcttttcattttaacagtAAGTTATGAAGAAATTAAATTTGAGATATTAATTTAGACCAATCTTATTTTAACAATTTGAAACGACGTCCGGGCCACCATACCCCGCCCATTCTGAGATTCAAAATGCTCATCTactttgttgtatttttgtggTAAAATGTGTTGACTGCGGTAAAGGATGACCAACACAGCAACAATGACCTGCTAtgtttttctcaaataaattatatttacacatatCAGACGTTTACATCTAATCctcaattaaatatttgtattattttatttccaaaCCCCAACTAGTTAAGCATTAGAAATTGAACTCTATTCATggcttaatattaatattgaatacaaaaaaatggGAAATCTTGCCATTTACAGACAAAAAGACGAATTGCATGTGACATGCAGTATTTGCATATCGATAGATTATCTAGATTAATACAAATGTCTATTTATCCCATTTCTCTTGAAAGATTAAAGATTAATACTTGGCCATGCCACGTGTGGCGTGATTAAATAAACGGATACCCAACAGGGGTCGCCAAAGAGCAATAATTGTGTGACTGTCACCTGACCGTGTTTGAAATTGTGACCCATATTCCACAACCCATGAGAGAAGAAAATCAGACGGATATTTTTGGATTATATTTTAGGCTGCAGCCAccagattatttatttatttatttattgtcgaAACACGATATCAATCTACATGAGTTTGTTTGTTAAAGGATTATGATGACAGCGTGCGAGAGTCAATCATCAGCAGATGAGATTAACcataacaaacatgtttaccTTAATCcagttttgttcgtagtcatgccttgatgtcatccaacaaacaaacaaaataaataaatacataatccCAGTGATGTTGAGAGagtgaaattatatatatatatgtagcgCACTAATTTAAAGGAAAGATCTGTTGAAAGACATATTCAGTTTGAAGTTgatgttaaaatgaatatgcagaAAGTGTGgagaactgtgttttttttagattaatCATTGACTGTCCGCACGTTTTAGGACTTGATGGCATGAAATGTAACTTCTCTCTGGATTCAATCTGTCAGGGAGAGATAAACTCCAAACGGTGCCAGTGTGGGTGTTAACACTGCGTTTTAAGAGCTGCCACTACAATAATAGATTCGAGTGGGCtcgagtgagtgagagagagagagagagagagagagagtgtgagagagagagaagagagagagagagagagagagagaaagagagagagagagagaaagagtgaatgagtgagtgagtgagagagtgaatgagtgagtgagagagtaagagagtaagtagagagagagatagagtgagtgagtgagtgagtgagtgagtgagtgagtgagagagtgagtgagtgagtgagtgagtgagtgagagagtgagtgagtgagtgagagagagagagagagggagagagagtgagtgagagagagagagagagagaaagagagaatgagagagaaagaaagatagagagagtgagtgagtgagtgagtgagtgagtgagtgagtgagtgagtgagtgagtgagagagtgagtgagtgagagagagagagagagagagagagagattgagtgagtgagtgagagagagagagagagagagagagagagaatgagagagaaagaaagatagagagagagagagtgagtgagtgagtgagagagagagagagagagagagagagagagagagattgagtgagtgagtgagtgagtgagagagagagagagagagagagagagagagagacacaacacaacactgacaggacaacacacacaaactgacactgtcaccctcattgagaactttaattaaaactctttttctgtttatattgagatgtatatataaagattttttcttatagacttttaattttattctattttatttttatcttaatctgtatttctgcatgtttatatttaatcttgtgctttagcaatgtaaattttcttttatcatgccaataaagctcctttgaatcttgaatcttgagagaaagagaaagtttACCTCACACTCTTCAAGTCCTACACTTACACATGGCGAAATAGAAATTTACAATTTATGGACTTTGATAAGACACAAAGTGCATATAATCtttataaaaactgtaaaaaatgaatgttttcacACATAGTTATCTACACACACAGCTGTGACAGTTGCGCGTGCCCTGAATCTGGAAGCTGTCTCCGCCGCAAAGCAAACGAGGCGCGTTTTAGTTCACAGTTGCGTCTCGTCGTTCGCGTTGCAGCTGGGGTGTTAAAAATCCACAGCCTGTGACCGTGACCATTCGTGCGTCTTTACCGAGAGGCGTTgcttttttatatcattttaaagaaGAGGCTTCCGCTTCCTGCTGCTCCGTTTAAAGCACCCGATTGATCACACGCTGATCACACGCCGGGAACTGACCACCCACTACTTCACGAACCCACCGCTGGAAGAAATGAAGTAAGCGTCCAGTGCCATGAATGTGTCACCATTTAACCAGAGGATACGCATGAGCGAGTCTCTAAACTGAGCCAGATCTGAAGATTGTAAGCATGTCTGAGCGCGGAGGGATTCAGCAGCGACCGGTGGGAGCTCCATCTCCCCACTTGCAGCCCCTCAGGTCGGTCACGATCTCCTCGAGTCGTCCCGTTCAGATGAACTTGTTTGCGACATGGGAGATTGACAGTTCTTCTCCGAGCTGTGTCCCCAGGTATGCAGCTTTTTTCATGTTGGTTGACACGCGCTACTTTGTAACAGAGTCGATAGTTAATCCAGATCACGATGCGCTGTCGCATATTacctaaaaatgtaaagtattacAACATGGAATAGgaaaatgacagttttttcttcttctcttgatttaaaaacaagaacaggTGAAAATGTGATACTTCTAGTTTGTTAAAATGGTGAAAATGGATGCATAACTCCGTTGAATGCAGTTGACGTTTCCAACCCCATGTAAATCTGGTAACTGCTGACTCCCATGGTAACACTTTATGATAACCTTCAGAACATAAACTGTCATTATATAAAGGGGTTAGGAAATGTTCAAATAAGGATTAGGAAAAGGGACATATACAATAATGTAACAAAACGTTagagatgtttttgtttatcaGCACAATGGTCCCTAGGGCTGCAGCTGCTCTTTTGCACCCCACTGTTCTCACTTCGGTTGAAGTAGTATTAGTTGTAAAGTAGGAAAGTCGttaaaaacaacagaagcaAAAGCTTGTGAAAATATGCAATGAAAACGAGAAGAGCAATATTTGCAAACAAAGCATCTCATTACAATTCATTGGAATATGCTGTATGTTCACTGCTCTCAATATTCAGCCTGTGTTGCTCCCATAACGGAATTGTAATATGAAAAAGTTAAAGAGGTGCTTTGGGATGCCTAATGCACGGAGTGTGAGAGAAGATGGCCATTAGGATGCAATGAGGCTGATTGTAAGCCAGAAGCAAATCAGAAATGGACAGACAGATGATATAAATGGAAAAGAATCCTGTAAAGTGCATTAGTCAAACATGATTGTTAATCTAAATGGCTCCACAATATTCCTAGTTCTAAAAAACATTATCTTGGGGACATTTTTACGCAATTTatatgacacaaacagatacaaTCTTACTTGGTAGTTCCTGATGAAGTACATCAGATTGTTCAAATCTACATGTATGTTGTAGCATATCGTGTCATGAGAATCCTATTTAAGACAATTGAAAGGTGAGATGTTTGTCTTATTTTCCCTTCCTCTTACAATTTCATTACCTACCTCTTTGGCCTGCAGTCGACCTGCTCTTAAGTTACACTCTAATGCAAAGAGACCGATTTATAAGTGAATTACACCCGTAATCTATGAGTTGCAGGTTCAATTTGGTTCACTTTAAAGATGAAACTGGGTTCAAACTGCTAGTGTCTGTGGTTATTTAGCTTCACTTCATGGGATTTCACTTTTTGGTTAAACCAATACACTCTCCTtaatgtatacaatatatactttcttacataaattaattttaacttaaaaagaCATTATAGCATACATCAGTATTATGTTTCTATGTGTGTCGTGTCATAGTCTTTATACTGCatagtacagtatatacagtgtTTTACGTTcatgaacattttgtaaaaatacaacatGTTCCATGAATCAAATGTACTCATTGCCTAAGTGCTGATTCACTTTCAAATTTATAGCCTTAATCTAATATCACCAATGCAATGTTCTTGACATCAGGCCAAAAACTTCTCAACACACCTTATAGGGTCATATCAGAGGACAACCCAATTTTTGGGACGCGCCGTCCCTTGTCCGCCACCAGAGCTTGGTTTGGATGTCTTGTCTTATTTGGAAATAGCTGCACATCACCAATTGTTTTCCATACTTGTGTAGTAAAGTTTGATAGCTTAGTTTTGAATCTGATAACCTAAGGCCACGTTTAGATTTGTGTTTTCATGGCATATTACATCATGGcactctctctttatttctcctGCAGACTTCTCAGTCTAACTCTTAAAAAATTAGTGATTTTGAAGGAGCTGGACAGAGATCTTACGTCTGTGGTCATTGCAGTGAAACTTCAGGTAAATGCAGACACGCTTCATGCTCCCCAAATCTTTAATTTATTACAGAGTGTTATCCTTCTTTAGATTAAACTTTAGGTTAAACTGTGCTTAATCTTTGTTTAGGCGACTAATGACTGTAAATGGCTTTTTAGGGCTCGAAGCGTATTTTGCGGTCTAATGAAATCATGCTGTCGTCTGCTGGCCTTACAGAAACGGATCTTCAACTGACCTTCTCGCTTCAGGTTAACTCTGTTTGCAAGGAATTAGTTGAATACAAATGTGCATTTGTAAATTAAGTAgattcttcttttgttttgtcgTTTTCTATAGGTCTTAAGGCTCTTATCCTTACCATGTTGTATCCATAGTGGATCTAAATAATGTTGAATATTTTTGCTCCTATGTTTCCCTCAGTATCCACACTTTTTAAAGAGGGATGCTAACAAACTTCAGATAATGCTGCAGAGACGCAAGAGGTACAAGAATCGGACTATTCTGGGCTATAAGACCCTCGCACTAGGACTTATTAATATGGCTGAGGTGAGAAAGCATTCGTCCACATTTAGAAAAATAGGGCATAACGATGAGCCATATCCAATAACTGAAATCATACAACAGTATCATAATTTGGATTTGCATTCATATTTATCTCATTATTTACATCCTAAGACTCATACTGAATGGTCTTTGTCTATTTTCTTCCTTTGTTGGTCAACTACATTGTCCTCAGGTAATGCAGCATCCCACAGAAGGAGCTCAGGTGTTGGGTTTGCACACAACAGTGAAAGACACAGCATTGCCTGTCGCTGAGATCCGAGTCTACTCCCTCTCTAGTCAACCCATCGACCCAGAGGGACCAAAGGCCAAGCTGTCTGGTAAGAGCGGCCCGATTTTATTTCTGGAAAAGGGGCCaacgatttttttttaaacttcaagGCACTGCGGTTGAATGGCTTTTATGGCTCCTGTTCTTTCAGATCGCTCACCAGACATGGATAATTATtcggaggaggaagaggaaagcTATTCTTCAGAGCAGGATGCCAGCGATGACCCACTACAGGGGCAGGTACACGTAAAGCCTGTGAGGTGG encodes:
- the si:dkeyp-50d11.2 gene encoding calpain-1 catalytic subunit, coding for MYLFILFVCWMTSRHDYEQNWIKVCGLRMEPICATGVAARLRSEWDRNDGHGQNHRALKFLGQDFESLRAQCLQSGHLYEDETFPAQQSSLGFKELAPGSSKTKGVRWMRPTEFCTDPHFIVDGATRTDICQGSLGDCWLLAAIACLTLNERLLHRVVPHGQSFHQQYVGIFHFQFWQFGDWVDVVIDDRLPVRDGKLLFVHSAEGAEFWSALVEKAYAKLNGCYEALSGGCTSEGFEDFTGGVTEMYELKKAPPNLFSIIKRAVERGSLMGCSIDITSFLDMEAVTFKKLVKGHAYSLTGVDEVQYRGNQTKLLRIRNPWGEVEWTGAWSDDSREWLDIDASVRSRLHHSSEDGEFWMSFSDFIHEFSRLEICNLTPDALVSSEVKKWNTALYSGEWRRGSTAGGCRNYPATFWINPQFKVLLKEPDSDQDGCTFLVALMQKNRRKLRREGKDMETIGFAIYGVPEEHLGRLGVHLKRDFFLTHTSSARSELFINLREVSSRFCLPAGEYIIVPSTFEPKKEGDFVLRVFSEKASDSHELDDEVSADVPEEPEIQESDIDEGFKALFVKLAGAEMEINVSKLQMILNRVVGKHKDIKTDGFDKESCRGMINLMDTTGAGKLGITDFHVLWEKIKRYLAVFRKFDLDKSGTMSSYEMRLALESAGFKLTNSLFQLIILRYAKPDLNVDFDGFVSCLIRLETMFKTFKTMDTDGDGSVSFNFTQWITLTMFT